Genomic segment of Haladaptatus caseinilyticus:
TGTCAATAAGATTCGCAACGAGTTGGTACCGTTCGTAGATATCCGATCGTTTGCATGGCGTTTTGCCTTCTTCCTCGAGCTGGAGTAAGCTGAATAGCGTCAGTTGGCTTTGTGTCGGGAGGGATTCGAGTTCGTCTTGCACTTTTCCCTTCTCGATGAGATCTCGCGCTTCGCGAACGTAGCTTTCGCCGACCTCTGAGTCGTCTCTTGTTCGCGCCAAATCTCCTGCTTTGTATAGTAACTTCAGTGCCTGTCGTGCACTCCCCGATTCTTGCGCCGAGAATGCTGAACACAACGGAATCGTGTCACCGTCCAAAACGTCATCCCGAAATGCCTTTTCGGCACGCTGTTTGAGGATATTCCGGAGTTGATTCGCATCATATGGTGGGAAGTGAATTTCTTCATCGCATAAACTGTCCTTCACGCGCGCACTCAGATTATCCCGGAACGTGAAGTCATTCGAGATCCCGATAACGCCGACTAGTGTATCGTCAACACTCTCATTATCGTTCGCTCGTGGCAGTTCATAGAGGATGTCATCGTCACTGCCAATCGAATCAATCTCGTCCAAAACGACTAGTAAGTGAGTTGCATCTAAGTCGTTGATATGATTCCACAACATTTGGTACACTTGACTGGCAGCATACCCTGTTGACGGGATTTTCTCGGATGTGTCTCGGAATTGGTTCACGAGATCGACTGAAACCTGATAACTGCTGGACGCAGATTTGCAGTTCAGATTGACTACCGTGATATTGAGATCGTCGTAGTTCTCTTGATCGGATAGTAGTCGGTTCAGTACCAGTCGTGTTGCGAGAGTTTTCCCAACACCGGTTTGTCCGTATAAGAAGATATTTTTCGGCGGAGCAGCGTTAATGACGGGACGTAGTGCTTCCTGATACTCGGATAATTCCTCGTCACGCTCGACCAGTTCTTCCGGACGGTAGTTATCACGGAGAACGGCTTCGTTGACGAAGATCGGGTCATCCCGAGTGAATTCCTTCAAACCCATTGGTTCTGGTCTGATACCATGATAGAATGCCATATAAACCCACCGTTCACGAGCAACATGAGCTTCACGAGCTTCATGAGCTACTACTCTATTTAAACACAGTCCCTCTCCGGTTTTCACGAGAAAGACTTCAGAAACCACTGGGTCGTTGTTATGAGAACCAGATACTCTCGTTTCTTTGTTCGAGACAACTCGGTGGGTAGCCATAGTAGACGTATTTACAGAAGAAAAGATTTAAATCCCTGATTGTTATATTAATCCGTAGTAGGTCTAGACTAGAGGTGTGTGGATTAGCAAAACAAGCGTTTCTAATGCGGTCGGACATTCTCAAGAGGGAGCTCGTGAAAAGTGGTGTGTGTGTGTCCGTTAAAATTGTGCTACTTATTAGCATAGACTCGTGAAATCCGGAGTGTCAGACGTACCGCCGTCTGCTCATTTTACAACAACCATCGATATAACCCAACGTTAGTATGATATACTAACGCAAGTCTTCGATTTGAACTCGAAGCTACTTTTGAGATATCGCTACTGGGTTAACAATTTATGAGGTCTATTTTGCTGGAGAATTAGTTTCCGTGGAGCTTTTCTAAGTGATTCATCACTGTCGCTGTCAAATCATTCAATTCGTGCTGGAGCCACTCCGTGGTCTCTGCGAGTGGTTGTCACTCAGTCTGAGTGATCGGGCCTGTGGCTCCACGAGGGCGCGGGACCGTATAGTCGCTCGTCAGTATCGTCAGCGTATGGCATTCTCTCGGGTGCTTCGAGGAGTTCGAGATACAATCCCCACTCCACTCGACAAAATATGTAGGTCAAGCCCTCCGTTGGCCCGTCGTCATTTGTCTGTGGCCCGTCAAGCATCGTGACGTCGTCTCGTTCTCCCAATCCATCTATTGCTACGTCGATATCCTCTACCTGGAGGCCGAGATGCGTCGCTCCGATGTCGGAGTTGTTCGGTGGCGTATCGTCCTGGTCGGGAGCATCCCACTCGAACAGCTCAAGGTTCATGGTTGGACCGCATCGCAACATTGCAAGCGAGGCTGTCGCATCAGGATGCACATCCAACCGACGCTCCATCGAATCACCATCGGAATCTCCGAACGGCCCTTTCTGATAGAGCAATTCACACCCGATGGCATCAACAAAGAAGTCAACTGCCTCATCGAGATCAGGAACGGTGATTCCAACGTGGTGGACGTTTTGTGCCGTCAACGGATGGTCGTTTGTCATAGTATTTATCTCAGATGGTGGTGTGCATAGGTTACTTTCGAAGGAGAACGATCCCGTCACCGACTGCATTCACTGGCTCTGCGAGGAGGACATCGAAGCCAACGCTTTGGGCATGGTCGACGAGCCATTTCATACTGATTAAGTATTCATCATCACGAGTGAGGACATTATCACCGGCTTCTAACTCATGCTTTCGGGAGAACTCGCCGACCTCCTGGGCGTGTTCGATGGCAGCCGGGTCGATACCGTCGAGTGCGGACCAAAACGTGGACGCAAACGCCTCGACGCCCCGATTTGCCCACCGTATCTGAGTCTCACGGTCGGCCGCTGTATCACGAGCATCGTTCTTCAAGAACGTTTCAGCGATACAGACGTAGCCTCCCTCAGGTAAGGCCGTATAGCAATCTTCGAGAAAGTCGACTTTCTGGTCGAGTGGATCGGGGATGTGGTGGAAGGAATACAACAGCACCACCATTTCCGGGAGTGAGGTGACTGTTTTCACGTACTCGGTCATATCGGCTGTTTCGAACGATAGGTTTGACACCCCGATTTTTTTCGCGTTATTCCGTGAAACCTCGGTGACTGTCGCTCGATTATCGATTCCGAGTATCCCTGTTGTTGGCATTTCTTCAGCCAATCGGACAGAGGTTTGCCCTGTTCCAGATCCCATTTCGAGTATTCGGTCAGGAGCCGCATGAGAGACAAGTTCTACAACGTTCTTCTGTAATGCCTCGTAGTACGACGTTTGTCCGAGGTATTTCTCAAACGTCTCATCACTAGTGTAAAAGCTCGGCGTCCCATCGAAGTCACCCATTTGTGTGCCCTCCTGCGCGAGAATGGACCCGATTCAGGGGATGTGCATTTCTCATCGATCGCATTGTTGAATGCAATCTATTCCACTGGGGTATAACAGATTCGGTAGGCGGGATAATCGGGTGATGGAATGGTGTAGAGGTAGCCTTGGTATCCTTCACCATGAATCGGCTCCAACGCGGGACGCTCATCAGCCGCAAAGTAGTCTGGTGTGCTGGAGATCGATCCCCAGAGGTCGTCTTCTTCTCCGAGAAATTGCTGGCACTCAACCCCAACGTGGTTCGCTTTATCAACAATTCCAAACTGGAGTTCACCTACACCGTGATTGTAGCGTGTGAGCGAGATGCTTTGATTGTACGTCGCATAGTGTGCCAACTCGTTCGGCCAGGTGAGTCGATAGTAAAGCGTCAGGCTGTCACCCGGCGGAAGCGGCTGGGGAAAGAGGAACTCTAATTTCTGTTCAAATGCTGGCTGCTGTTCGGTGAGATCGTTGACTTCCAGTCGCTGGCCGTCACGGTCATCGACAAACACGAGTGGATCGATGTCCTCGAATGTGATCTTGTTCTCGCCGCTTTCTTTGTGGGTGATCGAATTCGTTGGCTCTGTTCCGGCGTTCTCGACAGTTATCCAGCGAAAACTGTTCCACTCGTCGGCTGGTCGGTCAAGAAAGTCGATTCGCTTCACATGCCGATAGAAGTGGGAGTTATCAACTAATTGTGGGTCGTCATTCTCTAGGCTCCATGCCGTTGCGATACGGTCGCGTCGAAGCTGAAGCACGGCTTCGTCGATGCTGTCAGTCGAGGCATACTCCCCGCTCTGCTCAGTCACAACTTGATTTGCGACGACTTTCGCAACGTGATTTAGGAGATCTGCGTGCTGTTGGCCTTTCTCTGTGAGGATAAGACGATCGTCGTCACATGTGAGGGCATCATGTTCAACAAAGCGGTCGATAATCTGTCTGATTTGGTAGCTAGACGTGGTTTTCTCCATCTTGTGGAGGCGATTTTCGACATCACGATTGACCGTCTCGATCTTGGCAGACCGCAGATCACGCCGGCGGCCACCTGGTCCACTTCTGGTAGAGACCGAATCCAAGACGAGAAATGGTTCAACGCTCCGCGACCCATAGAGCGGCGCGAGACAGGCCCCGATTTGTTCTTTATCCGATGTGGATCCCCACTCAACGGCATCCAGTTTGATCTCGAGGTTTTGAAGGGTGGCGATGACACGATCAAGAATTTCGTTCCCAGTATCTGTGAGAACATAGCTACGATTCTCCCTCTTGATCAGCGAGATATCAGCGGTTTCGAGTGCTAGCGATTGGAAATGGCTCGAGACAGTTGATTGATGTCGGTTGATCGTGTTCGCAATTTCTGTCTGGGTCGTTGCAGTATCGCTCTCAATGAGTACGAGCGCGGGGAGTGTTGTGGGGGTGATTGTGCGGAGAATTTCGCCAGCAGTCGTGAGTACTGGCGTGGGCCAGTTTTGGTGAAGGGAGCGGGAGGCCATGAGTTAGTAGATAGTTATGGATGTAATATGCCCGGAAGTAAGCGTTATGGATGTAATATGACCTGGTATGGACATAGAATGTCCATATGCGAAATACTTAATTGAGTGTTTGGGAGATAGAAGGAATGTGATGGACCACCTCGAAGTGGCGGACGAACCTACTCAGAAGCTTTCGGGAGTCCGTAGTGGTCCTGACGGCCCAGTTGGCAATACGAACGATGAAAAACACCAGTTGCAACGATTCGTAATGAACCACTGGTGGTTGACAAATGAAGAATGGGTTAAAGATGCTCTACCATCGGTAAGAGACAGGCAGCTAAGCTAGGCAAGAATCAACGCCAAGAAATGACAACTCCGTCGGAAGTTATTGGGTGCTCCAACACCCGTCACACCTTCCGACGAACGTACAAGTGTTATTTCTTGCTCAGTGGACAAAATTGTTCGGGTTATACCTGCAGGTATAACCTCTTGTTCGCCTGAGTGACTCTGAGACGGGTCAGCGTGCGACGTATGCACGATGACACACTACACACAATATCTACAATACGACGACATTGAGGCCAAAACTAACCAGCAGTGCATCACGCCGGACGATTTGAAAACGAACGGCGTTATTTTTCTCCGTCGTCATTCACGCGAAGGTGTCGGCAGCAGCGAGAAGGACATGCTGAACTGTGAAACCACACGAGGGCGTCGGAATTCCGACGCCCTAAGCCGGGTCCATGGACCCGGCTACCCTGCTACCACTAGTACTATACTCACACTAGTGAGTGTGAGTGAGGGGGGGTACTCCCACTGGCCAGTGGGAGCAGTCCCCTTCGTGAGGTGGTTTCGATGAGTGGCACGGGCCACATCGATTTGTTCGTATTCGAACGAGCAATCGAACGAGTCCACGAATACGTCCAAGACAGATACGACGTCGGAGCGTCTGAGTCAGACTATTACGTGCGTATCGTGGTTGAGAATGCGATTGAAGAGTGGTGCGACAAAGATCCGAACGCGGAGATTGAAGACCTCATCCACAATGCCATGGACGCACTCGGTGGCGACGACAACGAAGAAAAAGATCCTTTGTTTTCGAATTTGTCGGTGGCGCCCGACGAGAAGACGCGCCTCGCTCGCGACGTGCGAGAATCAATTGAGGCTCTGTTTAACGAGGATTATGCGAAACGTGCGCCTGAGACAGACACGAAAGGCGAGTATCTCTCGCGTATTCTTTTCGAGTTCGTTACCGATGGTCGGCATGACCGTCTGCGCCGGAAGGTGAAGCGGATCGATCTATTCGCGCGGTGCGAGAGTGGCAATGCGAGCTCGGTCGAGCAGAAGGTTGCTCGTATCCGTTCGGAGCTTTCGGATAAATTCGATAACGGGTATCCGGTACAGCGTGACGATCTCGTTGCGGCCGTGAAGATGCAGCCACAGACGAAGACGCAAAAGACCCGCGAGAAGTTAATTCAGGAAGTCCTCGATCATGACACGGTTGAGTACGTGGAGAGTCCGACGACGAAGGACGTGTTCATGCCGCGTGAGCAGGCTATCCAGAGAATGGAAAACCTTGGGTTGCCCGGTATTTTGGACGGACCGAAGTACGACCGTCTTCAGGCAGGATACGAGTTCGCGGATCTCTCGAAGGATGACAAAATAGAAGGAATCAAAGTCGCACTCGTCCGACTCGCGATGCACGCCGATTTGGGAGGAACATACCGGCTGACTGCGGAACAGATACGCCGGCGTGTTTTCGGTATTGCCGAATCTGTGCGTGTCGATACGATTCGTCGATACATGAACGAAATAGCCGACGAAGACGGATTCACAGAAACTCAGACGGAGGAAAATAGCATGAAAGCCGTCCGCGTACACGTTCCGACGATCATCAAAACAGACGTTGATCTCCTCGAAAAGGCAAATCTCGCAAAGGAATACGATTACGAAGACGCGCCGGATACGGGATTGGTTGTGAACATTACGTCTCTGTTTGATGCCGAAAGCGAGTCTACCTCTGATGAGCCCTATCTATCGGAGCAATCCGACGACAGACAGAGTACAGTGCGTGAGGTAGATGCACGCTTTGATGAACTCGTGGAGGGGGTTAGCAGACTGGGGTTGAATAGAACCAGCAGAGGGTCGTCGACGGATCCCTCCACATCTTCTACACGTCTCTCAAAGCCGGTATCCTCGCTGACGACAGCCGACGAACTCGAGCGGCATCCATACCGTGACCCCGAGAAATTGCGCACTGTCTACGAGCAGGAGGGCACAATCACTGGCACAGCTGCTCACTTCGACGTGTCAGAAACCACAGCTCGCCTGTGGTTGATTCATCACGGGATCTATGATCCCGAGAGGCAGGGACTATCATCTGTTGCGAATCGGCTGGAAGAGCTCTCACCCGAGGATCTTGGACTTGCACCATTGGGTGAGTACCCATGATGATCCCGTCTTTCGGAAATGAGTACAGATCTCGATCGGACTATCGCCCAACGAAGTTGATGAGAACGTCGTATTAGACGGCTACTGTGGGGTGTAATTACTCTCACTTTTCTCACCACGATT
This window contains:
- a CDS encoding class I SAM-dependent methyltransferase; its protein translation is MGDFDGTPSFYTSDETFEKYLGQTSYYEALQKNVVELVSHAAPDRILEMGSGTGQTSVRLAEEMPTTGILGIDNRATVTEVSRNNAKKIGVSNLSFETADMTEYVKTVTSLPEMVVLLYSFHHIPDPLDQKVDFLEDCYTALPEGGYVCIAETFLKNDARDTAADRETQIRWANRGVEAFASTFWSALDGIDPAAIEHAQEVGEFSRKHELEAGDNVLTRDDEYLISMKWLVDHAQSVGFDVLLAEPVNAVGDGIVLLRK
- a CDS encoding VOC family protein, with amino-acid sequence MTNDHPLTAQNVHHVGITVPDLDEAVDFFVDAIGCELLYQKGPFGDSDGDSMERRLDVHPDATASLAMLRCGPTMNLELFEWDAPDQDDTPPNNSDIGATHLGLQVEDIDVAIDGLGERDDVTMLDGPQTNDDGPTEGLTYIFCRVEWGLYLELLEAPERMPYADDTDERLYGPAPSWSHRPDHSD
- a CDS encoding Cdc6/Cdc18 family protein; translated protein: MGLKEFTRDDPIFVNEAVLRDNYRPEELVERDEELSEYQEALRPVINAAPPKNIFLYGQTGVGKTLATRLVLNRLLSDQENYDDLNITVVNLNCKSASSSYQVSVDLVNQFRDTSEKIPSTGYAASQVYQMLWNHINDLDATHLLVVLDEIDSIGSDDDILYELPRANDNESVDDTLVGVIGISNDFTFRDNLSARVKDSLCDEEIHFPPYDANQLRNILKQRAEKAFRDDVLDGDTIPLCSAFSAQESGSARQALKLLYKAGDLARTRDDSEVGESYVREARDLIEKGKVQDELESLPTQSQLTLFSLLQLEEEGKTPCKRSDIYERYQLVANLIDTDIVSDRTIHDRISQLRLKGFIKHDERNDGIHGGSYYLYSLDIRQEIVENALQQSNARVSDLFEA